The DNA window TCAAAAGCCATGACGAGTTCCGCCGGGTGGAGGAGGTCACCAACTATCTGCTCAACGAGCTCGATACCCTGATCAAGAACGCCCAGCGCTCCTCCATCCAGGTGACCACCTCGGTCACCGAGATCGCCGCCACCGCGCGCCAGCAGCAGTCCTCCGCCTCCGAGACCGCGGCCACTACCGCCGAGATCGGCTCCGCTTCGCGCGGGATCGCCGAGACCGCCCGCGGGCTGGTCGCCACCATGGCCGAGGTCTCGGCCGCGGCGGAAACCACCTCCTCCCTCGCCGGCAAGGGGCGCGAAGACCTGGTCCACATGGAGGACACCGTCACCGCGGTGATGAGCGCCTCGGAGATGATCAGCGGCAAGCTGACGATCCTTGGCGAGAAGGCCGATAACATCAATCATGTGGTCACCACCATCATCAAGGTCGCGGACCAGACCAACCTGCTCTCGCTCAATGCGGCGATCGAGGCGGAGAAGGCCGGCGAGTACGGGCGGGGTTTCTCGGTGGTCGCGAGCGAAGTGCGCCGGCTGGCCGACCAGACCGCCGCCTCGACCTACGACATCGAACAGATGGTCAAGGAGATCCAGGCGGCGATCTCTGCGAGCGTGATGGGGATGGACCAGTTCACCGATCGGGTCGCCGATGGCATCGCCAACGTCCATCGCCTCGGCGAGCGGCTCTCCGACATTATCGAGCATGTCCAGGCGCTGCTGCCCAAGGTGCGCGACGTGGATGAGGCGATACGCACCCAGTCCGCGGCCACCTCGCAGATCCAGAATTCGCTCGACCAGCTCGGCGAGACCGCCCGTCAGACCGTCGAGTCGCTGCGCCAGACCAGCGCGGCGATCGATGAACTCAATTTGGTCGCGCAGGGGCTGCGCGATGGAGTCACCAGT is part of the Halotalea alkalilenta genome and encodes:
- a CDS encoding methyl-accepting chemotaxis protein, which codes for MKHWSLRRIIVVNALLVFITLVVMSALSYRSLILIEGAERQQYDSASFSANALNSIWSDELFVLIDGLNSGSPRAEIEQRAREARGRLLIGFERLRELSVPQAQGLLDQFNANLRDFDQLAQAMLVGRSRLAAGENGADSISPRLLSNWQHGREMINQIVTLNQQGSNQSSNIALDHIQLAKAKTLITLVLASLISLCFGVVLYRRIMSPINRLSEGLNQVAGGDLSQRIALKSHDEFRRVEEVTNYLLNELDTLIKNAQRSSIQVTTSVTEIAATARQQQSSASETAATTAEIGSASRGIAETARGLVATMAEVSAAAETTSSLAGKGREDLVHMEDTVTAVMSASEMISGKLTILGEKADNINHVVTTIIKVADQTNLLSLNAAIEAEKAGEYGRGFSVVASEVRRLADQTAASTYDIEQMVKEIQAAISASVMGMDQFTDRVADGIANVHRLGERLSDIIEHVQALLPKVRDVDEAIRTQSAATSQIQNSLDQLGETARQTVESLRQTSAAIDELNLVAQGLRDGVTSFRS